From the genome of Streptomyces spinoverrucosus:
GCCGATCGCGGTGCCGAGCAGCACACCGAGGGCGGCCCAGAGCAGGTTGATCGGGGTCAGCGCCGTGCCGAAGCCGTCCAGCAGGGAGTTGAGGGCGTTCATCTCACAGCGCTCCCATCAGGGGGCCACCGGGCAGCGGCACTCCGAGCAGGTTGTTGAAGACGGCGTAGGTGACGAGGGACAGCACGGCCGCGATGAGCGGGTCGCGGTCGAGGCGGCGGCTGCCGAGGGAGAAGGCCGCGCCCCAGAAGAGCAGGGCGCCCGCGACGGGGAAGCCGAGGGGTTCGATGAGGACGGCGGCGCCCAGGAACACACCGGCGAGCAGCAGGACCGTACGCCAGTCGGCGGGTTCGGACAGGTCGATGTCCTCGCCGGTCTCGGCCTGGCCACGGCCGCCGCGCAGGACGTCGACGGCGAGCAGGGCGGCGATGAGCAGCAGCCCGGCGCCCACGACGATCGGCACGGTCTTGGGGCCGACGGGGCCGCGCTGGGCGATGTCGACGTCCATGGTGAGCGCGTCGGTGAGGACGAGCACGCCGAGGGCCAGCAGCAGGACGCTGACGCCGAGTTCGGAGTGGTCGCGCAGCCAGGAACGGCGGGGCGAGGCGGGCGCCGGGGGGACGTCGGTGGTCTGAGTGGTCACAGTCCCAGCTCCTTCAGTACCGAGACCACACGCTGGTCCTGGGCGTCCAGGAAGTCCCCGAACTTCTCGCCGGACAGGAAGGCGTCGTCCCAGCCGTTCTGCTTCAGGGACGCCTGCCACTCGGGTGAGTCGTGGAGTTCCTCGATGAGGCGGACGAGTTTGTCGCGCTCGGCGTCGGTCAGGCCGGGCGGGGCGACGATGCCGCGCCAGTTGGTGAAGTTCACGTCGTAGCCGGCCTCCTGGAGGGTGGGCGCGTCCAGGCCGTCGACCCGTTCGGGGCCGGTGACCGCGAGGAGGCGCAGCTCGCCCGCCTTGATCTGGTCGAGGTACTCGCCGACGCCGGAGACGCCGAAGGCGACCTTGTTGCCGAGGATGGAGGCGAGGAGTTCGCCGCCGCCGTCGAACGGGATGTAGTTGACCTGCTTCGGAGAGATCCCGGCGGCCCGCGCCATCAGCATCGGCGCGAGGTGGTCGGGGCCGCCGGGTGAGGAGCCGCCGCCGACCGGGAGTTTGCCGGGGTCGGCCTTCCAGGCGGCGACGAGGTCGTCGATCGTCCGGTACGGCGAGTCCTTGGCGACCACCACGACGTCCTGTTCCTCGGTGAGGCGGGCGATCGGGGTGGTGTCGGAGAGGGTCTTGGGCGCGTCGTTGGAGCGGACGGCGCCGACGACGCCGAGCCCCATCGACATCGCGAGCTTGCCGTTGCCGTGCTCGCTGACCAGGCGGGTGAGGCCGACGGTGCCGCCGGCGCCTGGCAGGTTGAACACCTCGATGTTGGGGGTGAGTCCGGCGTCCTCCGCGTTCTTCGCGGCCGTACGGGCGGTGATGTCGTAACCGCCGCCGGGCGTGTTGGGGACCATGAAGCGCAGGCCGGGGATCTGGGTGCCGGTCTCGGAGCCGCTGCCGGTGGTCAGCAACGGCGGTCCGAGGAGGACGAGCACGGCGGCCCCGAACAGGGCGAGGGGGGTGCGCAGGCGCACGAGTGCCACCACCTGTCGGTTGGTCGATGCGGTTGGGGAAAGCCCTGTGGGGGAGGGTGAGGTGGGCCACATGTTGCACCCGCGTAAACGAACTGTCCCGCTTGCGGAACCAACGAAGGTTTTGGTCTTTGTGTCAACGGCGGTTACCTCGCCGCCGGCCGATCTCTTTCCCTCGGCCCAGGTGGAGGCCATGATGGGTCGACCCCGCCCCTGAAGCCTCCCCTCGGAGATCGAGTACGTCGTGGTCGCCACCTT
Proteins encoded in this window:
- a CDS encoding tripartite tricarboxylate transporter TctB family protein; amino-acid sequence: MTTQTTDVPPAPASPRRSWLRDHSELGVSVLLLALGVLVLTDALTMDVDIAQRGPVGPKTVPIVVGAGLLLIAALLAVDVLRGGRGQAETGEDIDLSEPADWRTVLLLAGVFLGAAVLIEPLGFPVAGALLFWGAAFSLGSRRLDRDPLIAAVLSLVTYAVFNNLLGVPLPGGPLMGAL
- a CDS encoding Bug family tripartite tricarboxylate transporter substrate binding protein; translated protein: MRLRTPLALFGAAVLVLLGPPLLTTGSGSETGTQIPGLRFMVPNTPGGGYDITARTAAKNAEDAGLTPNIEVFNLPGAGGTVGLTRLVSEHGNGKLAMSMGLGVVGAVRSNDAPKTLSDTTPIARLTEEQDVVVVAKDSPYRTIDDLVAAWKADPGKLPVGGGSSPGGPDHLAPMLMARAAGISPKQVNYIPFDGGGELLASILGNKVAFGVSGVGEYLDQIKAGELRLLAVTGPERVDGLDAPTLQEAGYDVNFTNWRGIVAPPGLTDAERDKLVRLIEELHDSPEWQASLKQNGWDDAFLSGEKFGDFLDAQDQRVVSVLKELGL